Proteins encoded by one window of Chondromyces crocatus:
- a CDS encoding YeeE/YedE family protein: MHDFSPGSALIGGALIGLSASLFLLAHGRIAGISGLFGGLLRRTTEGRALRVAFLGGLLVGGAVLRFVFPAAFDTTWTPTLPLALVAGFLVGFGTQLGNGCTSGHGICGVSRLSARSLVATGTFMATGFATVFVARHLLGGGR, from the coding sequence ATGCATGACTTCTCCCCGGGCTCGGCCCTGATCGGCGGCGCGCTGATCGGCCTCTCCGCCTCGCTCTTTCTCCTCGCTCACGGGCGTATCGCCGGGATCAGCGGCCTGTTCGGTGGGCTCCTGCGCCGCACGACCGAGGGGCGCGCTCTCCGCGTCGCCTTCCTCGGGGGGTTGCTCGTGGGCGGAGCCGTCCTGCGGTTCGTCTTTCCCGCCGCCTTCGACACCACCTGGACGCCGACGCTCCCGCTCGCGCTCGTCGCCGGGTTTCTCGTCGGCTTCGGCACGCAGCTCGGGAACGGCTGCACGAGCGGGCATGGCATCTGCGGGGTCAGCCGGCTGTCGGCGCGTTCCCTCGTTGCGACGGGCACGTTCATGGCCACCGGCTTTGCGACGGTGTTCGTGGCTCGGCACCTCCTGGGAGGTGGTCGATGA
- a CDS encoding sigma-70 family RNA polymerase sigma factor, producing the protein MDDETDAALLAAARAGDDAALEALLQRHQAQVYRFGMKMCRDPEDAQDVLQETLLAMARGVRDFRGTSSLSTWLYTIARSFCLKKRRRSKFAPDEHSLDTDAAPEASRLADPSRAPDEALAGKQIEHALERAIGALDPMYREVLLLRDVEGLTAPEVAEVLGLSTQAVKSRLHRARLSVRESIAPWLGIPSQAAPEPGTCPDVLTLFSQHLEGEIRAEVCAEMERHLEGCPRCRGACDSIKRTLALCRTSGPTVEVPAAVQASVKAALRSFLAGNR; encoded by the coding sequence ATGGACGACGAGACCGATGCCGCACTCCTCGCGGCCGCTCGCGCCGGTGATGATGCCGCGCTCGAGGCGTTGCTCCAGCGCCATCAGGCGCAGGTGTACCGCTTCGGCATGAAGATGTGCCGCGATCCAGAGGATGCGCAGGACGTCTTGCAGGAGACGCTGCTCGCCATGGCGCGGGGCGTGCGCGATTTCCGGGGCACCTCGTCCCTGTCGACGTGGCTCTACACGATCGCGCGGAGCTTCTGCCTCAAGAAGCGGCGTCGGAGCAAGTTCGCCCCCGACGAGCACTCGCTCGACACGGATGCGGCGCCCGAGGCGTCTCGCCTGGCCGACCCGTCGCGCGCTCCCGATGAGGCGCTCGCTGGCAAGCAGATCGAACATGCACTTGAACGGGCGATCGGTGCGCTCGATCCGATGTACCGCGAGGTGCTCCTCCTGCGCGACGTCGAGGGGCTGACGGCGCCAGAGGTGGCGGAGGTGCTCGGGCTCAGCACGCAGGCCGTCAAGAGCCGGCTGCACCGCGCTCGCCTCTCGGTCCGGGAGAGCATCGCACCCTGGCTCGGGATCCCGAGCCAGGCCGCGCCGGAGCCGGGGACGTGCCCTGACGTGCTCACCCTGTTCTCGCAGCATCTCGAAGGCGAGATCCGGGCGGAGGTATGCGCCGAGATGGAGCGTCATCTCGAAGGGTGTCCACGCTGCCGCGGCGCCTGTGACTCGATCAAGCGCACGCTCGCGCTCTGTCGCACCTCGGGCCCGACCGTCGAGGTCCCCGCAGCCGTCCAGGCGTCGGTCAAGGCCGCGCTACGGAGCTTTCTCGCAGGAAATCGCTGA
- a CDS encoding sulfite exporter TauE/SafE family protein, which yields MAVLVAVALSLLIGGLLGLLGGGGAILTVPVLVYVVEVEPAAAVAMSLFFVGTTSLVGAGVQARAGRVRWKIGAIFGAAAMAGAFAGGRLAHLVPATMLLVVFAAVMLVTALSMLEGRAERATGSRPLAVVQLLSLGAAVGVVSGFVGAGGGFLIVPALTLVGGLAMQEAVGTSLFVIALQSFAGLAGHIGHVTVDWRLALLMTAAAVVGMVAGSFSGAKLSADALRRAFAWLVLAMGLFVLGKQLPLPWMVFVGAAVLSAALVITRKTTRTPGRRHA from the coding sequence ATGGCCGTCCTCGTCGCCGTGGCCCTGTCGCTGCTCATCGGAGGCTTGCTCGGGCTGCTCGGTGGTGGCGGCGCGATCCTGACGGTCCCCGTGCTCGTGTACGTCGTCGAGGTCGAGCCCGCGGCCGCCGTCGCCATGTCGCTCTTCTTCGTGGGAACGACGAGCCTCGTCGGCGCTGGGGTCCAGGCGCGAGCGGGCCGGGTGCGGTGGAAGATCGGAGCCATCTTCGGGGCTGCCGCGATGGCGGGCGCCTTCGCCGGTGGTCGTCTCGCGCACCTCGTCCCCGCGACGATGCTGCTCGTCGTGTTCGCGGCCGTGATGCTCGTGACGGCGCTCTCGATGCTCGAAGGTCGCGCTGAACGCGCCACGGGATCACGCCCGCTCGCGGTGGTGCAGCTCCTCTCGCTGGGCGCAGCGGTCGGCGTCGTGTCCGGCTTCGTGGGGGCAGGCGGCGGCTTCCTGATCGTCCCTGCGCTCACCCTCGTGGGCGGCCTCGCCATGCAGGAGGCGGTGGGAACGTCCCTCTTCGTGATCGCGCTCCAGTCCTTCGCCGGGCTGGCGGGTCACATCGGTCACGTGACGGTCGACTGGCGCCTCGCGCTCCTCATGACGGCGGCTGCGGTGGTGGGGATGGTCGCTGGCTCCTTCTCCGGAGCGAAATTGTCGGCTGATGCCCTGCGGCGCGCTTTCGCATGGCTCGTCCTCGCGATGGGCCTGTTCGTCCTCGGCAAGCAGCTCCCTCTCCCCTGGATGGTTTTCGTGGGGGCAGCCGTGCTCTCCGCCGCCCTCGTCATCACGAGAAAGACAACCCGTACCCCAGGCCGTCGACATGCATGA
- a CDS encoding MBL fold metallo-hydrolase, which translates to MKIEPFFDPATSTLTYVVYDPESRDAVVIDPVLDYDPLASATTTMSLEIVSSFLQTKGLRLHDVLETHAHADHLSGSQYLKRRFQAKVGIGMRIREVQKIFRDVFDLPPSFPVDGSQFDRLFEDGEKVVAGTLAFEVIATPGHTPACVTYRFGDAIFTGDALFIEDYGTGRCDFPSGSADALFTSVHDRLYALPDTTRVFVGHDYQPNGRPLRYETTIGASKKRNVQLCASTPREAFVKLRTQRDATLAPPRLLYPSVQVNVDAGMLPKPRANGRRYLSIPLDARPTTDDDDETTDTEGRGDAMTTLYESAQPNPAGFRDVLPAQVFKHGEEIRLVDVREPSEFTGELGHIARAELVPLATVIAAAERWRKEDELVLICRSGRRSEQAATALTAAGFRRTMNLAGGMLAWNEARLPVEYGSASA; encoded by the coding sequence ATGAAGATCGAACCCTTCTTCGACCCCGCCACCTCCACGCTCACCTACGTCGTCTACGACCCGGAGAGTCGGGATGCGGTCGTGATCGATCCCGTGCTCGACTACGATCCCCTCGCATCCGCGACGACGACCATGTCGCTCGAGATCGTCTCGTCCTTTCTGCAGACGAAAGGGCTCCGGCTCCACGACGTGCTCGAGACGCACGCCCACGCCGACCACCTGAGCGGCAGCCAGTACCTGAAACGGCGCTTCCAGGCGAAGGTCGGCATCGGCATGCGCATCCGCGAGGTCCAGAAGATCTTTCGCGACGTCTTCGACCTGCCGCCCTCGTTCCCGGTGGACGGGAGCCAGTTCGACCGCCTGTTCGAGGACGGGGAGAAGGTCGTCGCGGGGACGCTCGCCTTCGAGGTCATCGCCACCCCCGGACACACCCCAGCCTGCGTCACCTACCGGTTCGGGGACGCGATCTTCACCGGCGACGCCCTGTTCATCGAGGACTACGGTACGGGCCGCTGCGACTTCCCGAGCGGGAGCGCCGACGCGCTGTTCACCTCGGTCCACGATCGTCTCTACGCCTTGCCCGACACCACCCGGGTCTTCGTCGGCCACGACTATCAGCCGAATGGCCGACCGCTCCGGTACGAGACGACGATCGGCGCCTCGAAGAAGAGGAACGTCCAGCTCTGCGCCAGCACCCCGCGAGAGGCGTTCGTGAAGCTCCGGACCCAGCGCGATGCCACGCTGGCACCGCCACGCCTGCTCTACCCGAGCGTCCAGGTCAACGTCGACGCCGGGATGCTGCCGAAGCCACGCGCGAACGGGCGTCGCTACCTGTCCATCCCGCTCGACGCCAGGCCGACGACGGACGACGATGACGAGACCACTGACACGGAAGGGAGAGGGGACGCGATGACCACGCTCTACGAGTCGGCCCAGCCCAACCCCGCTGGGTTCCGCGACGTCCTGCCCGCGCAGGTGTTCAAGCACGGCGAGGAGATCCGCCTCGTCGATGTGCGCGAGCCGAGTGAATTCACCGGAGAACTCGGGCACATCGCCAGAGCCGAGCTGGTGCCCCTCGCGACCGTCATCGCCGCCGCGGAGCGCTGGCGCAAAGAAGACGAGCTGGTGCTCATCTGTCGCTCGGGTCGGCGCTCTGAACAGGCTGCCACAGCGCTCACGGCAGCCGGCTTCCGCCGCACGATGAATCTGGCCGGCGGCATGCTGGCGTGGAACGAGGCCCGCTTGCCCGTGGAGTACGGAAGCGCCTCGGCCTAG
- a CDS encoding YeeE/YedE family protein, giving the protein MKALAASFAAGGLFALGLGISGMTRPSKVVGFLDLAGAWDASLAFVMLGGVAVYAALYGRIVRRPAPLFDRRFHLPTRKDIDVRLVLGAALFGIGWALGGFCPGPGLVSAAGGVWPAVVFVVGMTVGTKVEHLVTGALTCTPPAGAGGAEVPPR; this is encoded by the coding sequence ATGAAGGCGCTCGCGGCGAGCTTTGCGGCTGGCGGGCTGTTCGCGCTCGGTCTCGGCATCTCCGGGATGACGAGGCCCTCCAAGGTGGTCGGCTTCCTCGACCTCGCGGGGGCGTGGGACGCGAGCCTCGCGTTCGTGATGCTCGGCGGGGTCGCGGTGTACGCCGCGCTGTACGGGCGGATCGTCCGGCGTCCCGCGCCGCTGTTCGACCGCCGCTTCCACCTGCCGACCCGCAAGGACATCGACGTGCGCCTGGTGCTCGGCGCTGCCCTGTTCGGCATCGGCTGGGCCCTCGGCGGGTTCTGCCCGGGTCCAGGGCTGGTCTCGGCTGCGGGGGGCGTGTGGCCTGCCGTCGTGTTCGTCGTCGGCATGACGGTGGGCACGAAGGTGGAACACCTCGTCACCGGCGCGCTGACGTGTACGCCGCCCGCTGGCGCTGGTGGAGCCGAGGTCCCCCCGAGGTGA